One Prevotella melaninogenica DNA window includes the following coding sequences:
- a CDS encoding D-2-hydroxyacid dehydrogenase, producing the protein MKIVILDCHAVNPGDLSWEPIKEIAECVIYERTSQEQVIERAKDADGILINKINITREVLDQLPQLKYIGELATGYNNIDVEAARERGVVVCNIPAYSTDSVAQHVFALLLNATTHVDHYAEAVRRGEWSKQQDFCYWDTPLMELAGKTLGIVGLGNIGQKVAMIAHALGMDISACTSKNSSDLPECIRKTTLEGLLSTSDVITLHCPLTAENAGMINAETLKKVRRGAILINTGRGGLVDDQAVADALESGQLGAYCADVMTEEPPRADNPLFRQPNAFITPHIAWATREARERLMAICVENIKKFIAGEPQNVV; encoded by the coding sequence ATGAAAATAGTAATTCTCGACTGCCATGCAGTCAACCCAGGTGACCTTTCATGGGAACCGATAAAGGAAATAGCAGAGTGCGTTATCTATGAGCGCACAAGTCAGGAACAAGTTATTGAGCGAGCTAAGGATGCGGACGGTATTCTTATCAATAAGATTAATATCACCCGTGAAGTACTCGACCAACTGCCACAATTGAAGTATATCGGTGAGTTAGCAACAGGATATAACAATATTGATGTTGAGGCTGCACGCGAGCGGGGCGTCGTCGTATGCAACATCCCTGCATATAGTACGGATAGCGTTGCACAGCATGTCTTCGCCCTTCTCTTGAACGCTACCACACATGTCGACCATTATGCTGAGGCTGTACGCCGTGGCGAGTGGAGCAAGCAGCAGGACTTCTGCTACTGGGACACACCACTCATGGAACTCGCTGGTAAGACACTCGGTATCGTTGGCTTGGGCAACATCGGTCAGAAGGTGGCAATGATTGCACATGCTCTGGGTATGGATATCTCAGCTTGCACCAGCAAGAACAGTAGCGACCTACCAGAATGTATCCGTAAGACAACCCTTGAAGGCTTGCTCAGTACGTCTGACGTCATCACCTTGCACTGTCCTTTGACAGCGGAGAACGCTGGTATGATCAATGCCGAGACACTGAAGAAGGTACGTCGTGGTGCCATCCTTATCAATACCGGACGTGGCGGACTTGTCGACGATCAGGCTGTTGCCGATGCCCTTGAGAGTGGTCAGCTCGGTGCTTATTGTGCCGACGTAATGACTGAGGAGCCACCTCGTGCAGACAATCCGCTATTCCGTCAGCCTAATGCCTTCATCACTCCACATATTGCGTGGGCAACACGTGAGGCACGTGAGCGCCTAATGGCTATCTGCGTTGAGAATATTAAGAAGTTTATAGCAGGGGAACCACAGAACGTGGTGTAA
- a CDS encoding sulfatase family protein produces the protein MQKKVLYGLTGAIAMGAVVPAQAQKKPMNIVFIMSDDHSYQTISAYDKRFISTPNIDWLADNGVKFQESFVANSLSGPSRACMLTGKHSHANGFTDNSKTFDGGQQTFPKLLQKQGYQTAMIGKWHLTSLPTGFNYWDILIGQGDYYNPDFLSNGKKIRRPGYVTNIIADMAIDWMENKRDKNKPFCLLMHNKAPHRVWNPDTCDLRLYDDVTYPLPKTFYDDYAGRLAAQKQEMSIIKDMDLVYDNKMADKENEIHTTTGLEQWGRGNYKRMTPSQRAQWDSYYDPIIKKFKEDKLSGKALAEWKYQRYMHDYMRVIHSVDRNVGRVIEYLRQHGLLDNTMIVYTSDQGFYMGEHGWFDKRFMYEESFRTPLLVYYPGGKHGVVKEMVQNIDYAPTFLDVAGAKVPSDIQGRSFLPLLEGKKPANWRQSLYYHYYEYPAEHSVCRHYGIRTKRYSLMHFYNDINAWELYDLKKDPDQMHNIYGKPGTEKLTKNLKKQLLQLQVQYDDPIRNKGL, from the coding sequence ATGCAAAAGAAAGTATTATACGGCTTGACAGGAGCGATTGCAATGGGTGCAGTCGTTCCTGCCCAAGCGCAGAAGAAACCGATGAACATCGTCTTCATCATGAGCGATGACCATTCGTATCAGACAATCAGCGCTTACGACAAGCGTTTTATCAGTACACCTAACATCGACTGGCTGGCTGACAATGGTGTGAAGTTCCAAGAGAGCTTCGTTGCCAACTCCCTCAGCGGTCCGTCACGTGCTTGTATGCTGACCGGTAAGCATAGCCATGCCAATGGCTTCACAGACAACTCTAAGACCTTTGATGGTGGTCAGCAGACCTTCCCTAAGTTGCTCCAGAAGCAGGGCTATCAAACGGCTATGATTGGTAAGTGGCACCTCACTTCACTGCCAACAGGCTTCAACTATTGGGATATCCTTATCGGACAGGGCGACTACTATAACCCTGACTTCCTTAGCAATGGTAAGAAGATACGCCGTCCGGGCTATGTGACGAACATCATTGCCGACATGGCGATTGACTGGATGGAGAACAAACGCGACAAGAACAAGCCTTTCTGTCTGTTGATGCACAACAAGGCGCCTCACCGTGTGTGGAATCCTGATACCTGCGACCTCCGCCTCTATGACGACGTGACCTATCCGTTGCCAAAGACTTTCTATGATGATTATGCTGGTCGTTTGGCTGCACAGAAGCAGGAGATGAGTATCATAAAGGACATGGACCTCGTCTATGACAATAAGATGGCAGATAAGGAGAACGAGATTCACACCACTACAGGGCTTGAGCAGTGGGGACGTGGCAACTACAAACGTATGACACCTTCGCAGCGGGCGCAGTGGGATAGCTACTATGACCCAATCATCAAGAAGTTTAAGGAAGACAAACTCTCTGGTAAGGCACTCGCTGAATGGAAGTATCAACGTTATATGCACGACTATATGCGTGTGATTCACTCTGTTGATCGCAACGTCGGTCGTGTCATCGAGTATCTGCGCCAGCACGGTCTTCTTGACAACACGATGATTGTCTATACCTCTGATCAAGGTTTCTACATGGGCGAACATGGATGGTTCGACAAGCGTTTCATGTATGAAGAGTCATTCCGCACACCATTGTTGGTTTACTATCCGGGCGGTAAGCATGGGGTTGTCAAAGAGATGGTACAGAACATCGACTATGCCCCAACCTTCCTCGATGTAGCTGGTGCAAAGGTGCCTTCTGACATTCAGGGCCGTTCTTTCCTCCCACTCCTTGAGGGTAAGAAGCCTGCCAACTGGCGTCAGTCGCTCTACTATCACTACTACGAATACCCTGCCGAGCACTCTGTTTGCCGTCACTATGGTATTCGTACGAAGCGTTATTCGCTCATGCACTTCTACAATGATATCAATGCTTGGGAACTCTACGACCTAAAGAAAGACCCTGACCAAATGCATAATATCTATGGTAAACCTGGTACGGAGAAGCTTACAAAGAACCTTAAGAAACAACTCCTCCAGCTCCAAGTGCAGTATGATGACCCAATACGCAACAAAGGACTTTAG
- a CDS encoding replication-associated recombination protein A, producing MEPLAERLRPRTLDDYIGQEHLVGEGAVLRRMIDSGRIASFILWGPPGVGKTTLAQIIANRLETPFYTLSAVTSGVKDVRDVIERAQSGRFFNSVSPILFIDEIHRFSKSQQDSLLGAVEKGTVTLIGATTENPSFEVIRPLLSRCQLYTLKSLEKDDLLKLLHRAITEDVELKKRNIELRETGALLRYSGGDARKLLNILDLIISAESGNDVVITDKMVEERLQENPLAYDKDGEMHYDIISAFIKSIRGSDPDAALYWMARMIEAGEDPKFIARRVVISAAEDIGLANPNALLLANAAFDAVTKIGWPEGRIPLAEAVVYLARSKKDNSAYKAINEAIELVRQTGNLPVPLHLRNAPTKLMKDLGYSDGYKYPHDYPGHYVEQQYMPDELVPPPTPPKEGST from the coding sequence ATGGAACCATTGGCAGAACGATTGCGACCACGCACGCTCGACGATTATATCGGACAGGAACACCTCGTTGGTGAGGGGGCTGTGCTCCGACGTATGATTGACTCGGGGCGCATTGCGTCGTTTATCCTTTGGGGACCACCGGGCGTGGGCAAGACTACGTTGGCACAGATTATCGCTAATCGTCTGGAAACACCGTTCTATACGCTTTCTGCCGTGACGAGTGGTGTGAAGGATGTGCGCGATGTCATCGAAAGGGCACAGAGTGGTCGTTTCTTCAATTCGGTCTCACCAATTCTCTTTATCGATGAGATTCATCGTTTCTCAAAGTCGCAGCAAGATTCGCTCTTGGGTGCGGTAGAGAAAGGAACGGTGACGCTTATTGGTGCGACAACAGAGAACCCATCGTTCGAAGTGATTCGTCCGTTGCTCTCTCGTTGTCAACTCTATACGCTGAAGTCGTTGGAGAAAGACGATTTGCTGAAGCTGTTGCATCGAGCCATTACGGAGGATGTGGAACTGAAGAAGCGTAATATCGAACTGCGTGAGACGGGGGCGCTCCTGCGTTACAGTGGGGGCGATGCGCGTAAGCTACTGAATATCCTCGACTTGATTATCTCAGCCGAATCGGGCAACGATGTCGTGATTACGGATAAGATGGTGGAGGAACGACTGCAAGAGAATCCGTTGGCGTATGACAAGGATGGGGAGATGCATTACGATATTATCTCGGCATTCATCAAGTCGATTCGTGGCTCCGACCCAGATGCGGCACTCTACTGGATGGCACGTATGATAGAGGCTGGGGAAGACCCGAAGTTTATTGCGCGTCGTGTCGTTATCAGTGCGGCAGAAGATATCGGACTTGCCAATCCTAACGCCCTATTGCTGGCGAATGCAGCCTTTGACGCTGTGACGAAGATCGGTTGGCCCGAAGGTAGAATCCCATTAGCAGAGGCGGTAGTCTATTTAGCTCGTTCGAAGAAGGATAACTCCGCGTATAAAGCCATCAACGAAGCGATAGAGTTGGTGCGCCAGACAGGTAACCTCCCAGTTCCTCTCCATCTTCGCAATGCACCGACAAAACTAATGAAGGACCTCGGTTATAGCGATGGATATAAGTATCCACACGATTACCCCGGACATTATGTCGAGCAGCAGTATATGCCGGATGAGTTGGTACCTCCCCCAACCCCTCCAAAGGAGGGGAGCACCTAA
- a CDS encoding trimeric intracellular cation channel family protein, with the protein MIYTDPHLVRTLQVILEFLGTFAFAISGIRHAAQKHFDWFGGYVCGFAVAIGGGTLRDTMLGVRPFWMANIMYVLCTGLALFLVILSRRWIQRLSNAWFVFDTLGLALFTIAGIQKTIALGHPFWVAIIMGCITGVAGGVIRDVLLNNIPVIFHKEIYAVASVGGGLIYWALFSLGIPLPITVIVTFLAICLIRFIAVGYHISLPTLQDEDEKK; encoded by the coding sequence ATGATCTACACTGATCCACATCTTGTCCGTACACTTCAGGTGATACTGGAGTTTCTCGGAACGTTTGCGTTTGCCATATCGGGCATCCGCCATGCCGCACAGAAACACTTCGACTGGTTCGGAGGTTATGTCTGTGGCTTTGCCGTCGCTATTGGTGGCGGTACGCTTCGTGACACTATGTTAGGCGTGCGCCCGTTCTGGATGGCAAACATCATGTACGTTCTTTGTACAGGTCTGGCGCTCTTCCTCGTCATCTTGTCGCGTAGGTGGATTCAACGCCTTAGCAATGCGTGGTTCGTCTTCGATACACTCGGCTTGGCACTCTTTACTATTGCGGGTATTCAGAAGACAATCGCATTAGGACACCCCTTCTGGGTAGCCATCATCATGGGTTGTATCACTGGTGTGGCAGGTGGTGTTATCCGTGACGTATTGCTGAACAATATCCCCGTAATCTTCCACAAAGAGATCTACGCCGTGGCAAGTGTGGGTGGCGGACTCATCTATTGGGCACTCTTCTCGCTCGGAATACCACTTCCGATAACAGTTATTGTGACATTCCTTGCAATCTGTTTAATTCGTTTTATTGCAGTGGGTTATCACATCTCGCTCCCCACTTTACAAGATGAAGACGAAAAAAAATAA
- a CDS encoding ISAon1 family transposase produces the protein METSPVTCRTLEEFYHINGRSFEKQYKETLSGYRSWDQLSHAQKWLLFEDNIGKNIAIDETSLSNGELYTIITNRDKHGKQGCLVAIVAGTKSLDVCKVLDKIDEKKREAVEEVTLDLSDSMRKIVRHCFPKAKRVIDRFHIQKLASDAVQQMRIEYRWAALQQANDEKENAKLEKIAYQPLTFENGDTRSELLVRSRYLLFKSSEKWTDEQKLRAKILFREYPDIKKAYGLSHSLRMIFAKNTIKDAARLSLAKWYNNVAEAGFHSFNVIAATFYEHYEDILNFYINRSTNAAAESFNAKIKLFRANLRGVVDKSFFLFRLAKLYAFPH, from the coding sequence ATGGAGACATCCCCAGTGACCTGCCGTACGCTTGAGGAATTCTATCATATCAATGGACGTAGTTTTGAGAAACAATACAAGGAAACATTAAGCGGTTACAGGTCCTGGGATCAGTTGTCTCATGCTCAGAAGTGGCTTCTCTTTGAGGATAATATTGGTAAGAACATAGCAATAGACGAGACATCCTTGTCCAATGGTGAACTCTATACGATTATCACTAATAGGGACAAACACGGCAAGCAAGGATGTCTTGTAGCCATTGTTGCTGGAACCAAATCCTTGGATGTCTGCAAGGTATTGGATAAGATAGATGAGAAGAAACGGGAAGCTGTAGAAGAGGTCACCTTGGACTTGTCCGATAGTATGCGTAAGATTGTAAGGCATTGTTTTCCAAAAGCTAAACGAGTGATTGATCGCTTTCATATACAGAAACTTGCAAGTGATGCCGTGCAACAGATGAGAATAGAGTATCGCTGGGCAGCTTTACAGCAAGCAAATGACGAGAAAGAGAATGCGAAGTTAGAAAAGATAGCGTATCAACCACTGACTTTTGAAAATGGAGATACACGTAGTGAACTGCTGGTAAGAAGTAGGTACCTGTTGTTCAAATCATCAGAGAAATGGACTGATGAACAGAAGCTAAGAGCCAAAATACTGTTCAGAGAATATCCTGACATTAAAAAGGCTTACGGTTTATCACATTCGCTAAGAATGATTTTTGCTAAGAATACTATCAAAGATGCAGCCAGACTATCATTGGCAAAATGGTATAATAACGTCGCAGAAGCTGGCTTTCATTCCTTTAATGTCATTGCTGCAACTTTCTACGAACATTACGAAGACATACTTAACTTTTATATTAACAGATCTACAAACGCTGCTGCGGAATCCTTCAATGCAAAAATAAAACTATTTAGGGCTAACTTAAGAGGAGTTGTAGATAAAAGTTTCTTTCTTTTTAGACTTGCCAAACTATATGCCTTTCCCCACTAA
- a CDS encoding glycosyltransferase produces MSKQVFQTDSRQRWSYFKWTLRVVLTILSLLGIVFLAMFALEGSPQMPFRHDYRNAVTASSPYTKDNKTAKLYKSFRDFFKEKKMHNNYAKATIKKQRFIGKADSLTQKYFREWDDPRIGVRSAWYVNWDKHAYISLKNNIKHLNMVLPEWFFINPKTDKVEYRIDKQALRLMRRTGIPVLPMLTNNYNSDFHPEAIGRIMRDEKKRMVLINEIVGTCRRYGFAGINLDLEELNIQDNDLLVELLKDFSRVFHANGLYVTQAVAPFNEDYNMQELAKYNDYLFLMAYDEHSMGSQPGAVSSQRWVEKATDWAAKNVPNDKIVLGMATYGYDWANGEGGTTVSFDQTMAIAQDADAKVKFDDDTYNVNFSYQNTDDGKVHHVFFTDAATTFNIMRFGAEYHLAGYGLWRLGTEDKRIWRFYGKDMSWENVARMSVAKLMQLNGTDDVNFVGSGEVLEVTTEPHPGDISIRIDKDNRLISEEYYRALPSTYTIQRLGKCKDKQLVITFDDGPDSRWTPTVLSTLKKYNVPAAFFMVGLQMEKNLPLVKQVYEDGHTIGNHTFTHHNMIENSDRRSYAELKLTRMLIESVTGHSTILFRAPYNADADPTEHEEIWPMIVASRRNYLFVGEAIDPNDWQPNVTADQIYQRVIDGVHHEDGHIILLHDAGGSSRKPTLDALPRIIETLQHEGYQFISLEQYLGMDKQTLMPEINKGKAYYAMQTNLWLAEMIYHVSDFLTALFLVFLALGVMRLIFMYVLMIREKRAENRRHYAPIDAATAPTVSIIVPGYNEEVNIVRTITTLKQQDYPNLHIYFVDDGSKDHTLERVHEAFDNDDTVTVLAKKNGGKASALNYGIAACRSEYVVCIDADTQLKNDAVSRLMKHFIADTEKRVGAVAGNVKVGNQRNMLTYWQAIEYTSSQNFDRMAYSNINAITVVPGAIGAFRKEVIEAVGGFTTDTLAEDCDLTMSINEHGYIIENENYAVALTEAPETLRQFVKQRIRWCFGVMQAFWKHRSSLFAPSKKGFGLWAMPNMLIFQYIIPTFSPLADVLMLIGLFTGNALQIFFYYLIFLMIDASVSIMAYIFEGERLWVLLWVIPQRFFYRWIMYYVLFKSYLKAIKGELQTWGVLKRTGHVKG; encoded by the coding sequence ATGAGCAAGCAAGTTTTTCAGACAGACTCCCGTCAGCGCTGGAGTTATTTTAAGTGGACCTTACGCGTCGTTCTTACGATTCTCTCATTGTTAGGAATCGTTTTCTTGGCAATGTTTGCCTTGGAAGGAAGTCCTCAGATGCCTTTCCGTCACGATTATCGAAATGCAGTAACAGCGTCATCACCTTATACGAAGGATAACAAGACGGCAAAGCTTTATAAGTCGTTCCGCGACTTCTTCAAGGAGAAGAAGATGCACAATAACTATGCGAAGGCTACGATTAAGAAACAACGATTTATTGGAAAGGCAGATAGTCTGACACAGAAATACTTTCGTGAGTGGGACGACCCACGAATCGGTGTGCGTTCGGCATGGTATGTAAACTGGGATAAGCATGCTTATATCTCCCTGAAGAACAATATCAAACATTTGAATATGGTTCTGCCAGAGTGGTTTTTTATCAATCCTAAGACCGACAAGGTGGAGTATCGGATTGATAAGCAAGCACTGCGGTTGATGCGTCGAACAGGTATTCCGGTTCTTCCTATGCTCACCAATAACTACAACTCCGACTTCCATCCAGAGGCGATAGGACGTATCATGCGTGACGAGAAGAAGCGTATGGTACTCATCAACGAGATAGTTGGGACGTGTCGGCGCTATGGATTTGCAGGAATCAACCTCGACTTAGAGGAACTTAATATTCAAGACAACGACCTTCTTGTCGAATTGCTCAAAGACTTCTCACGTGTTTTCCATGCGAATGGGCTTTATGTAACACAAGCCGTAGCCCCTTTCAATGAGGATTATAACATGCAGGAACTGGCGAAGTATAACGACTATCTCTTCCTCATGGCTTATGATGAGCATAGTATGGGAAGCCAACCGGGAGCTGTTAGCTCACAACGTTGGGTAGAAAAGGCTACCGACTGGGCTGCAAAGAATGTTCCGAATGATAAGATTGTCCTCGGTATGGCTACCTATGGATATGATTGGGCAAACGGAGAAGGCGGTACGACCGTGTCATTCGACCAGACAATGGCTATTGCACAAGATGCAGATGCAAAGGTAAAGTTCGATGATGACACCTATAACGTGAACTTCTCTTATCAGAACACCGACGATGGAAAGGTTCATCATGTGTTCTTCACCGATGCTGCGACCACTTTTAACATCATGCGTTTTGGTGCAGAGTATCATCTTGCAGGCTATGGCTTATGGCGTTTGGGAACTGAAGACAAGCGTATCTGGCGTTTCTATGGCAAAGATATGTCATGGGAGAATGTGGCAAGGATGTCTGTTGCAAAGCTGATGCAACTCAACGGAACCGATGATGTCAACTTTGTTGGCTCTGGTGAAGTGCTCGAAGTGACAACAGAACCTCATCCTGGAGACATCTCGATAAGGATAGATAAGGACAATCGCCTTATCTCGGAAGAGTATTATCGTGCCCTGCCTTCTACTTATACCATCCAACGATTAGGTAAATGTAAGGACAAGCAGCTTGTTATTACCTTCGATGACGGACCAGACAGCCGTTGGACTCCTACCGTATTAAGTACGCTGAAGAAGTATAATGTCCCTGCAGCGTTCTTCATGGTGGGACTGCAGATGGAGAAGAATCTGCCATTGGTAAAGCAAGTATATGAGGATGGACACACCATTGGCAACCACACCTTCACCCACCATAACATGATTGAGAACTCCGACCGCCGCTCTTATGCAGAGTTGAAGTTGACAAGAATGTTGATAGAGAGTGTGACAGGACATAGTACTATCCTCTTTCGTGCGCCTTATAATGCTGATGCCGACCCAACGGAACATGAAGAGATATGGCCAATGATTGTGGCAAGTCGTAGGAATTACCTCTTTGTGGGAGAGGCTATCGACCCTAACGACTGGCAGCCTAACGTTACAGCCGACCAGATTTATCAGCGTGTCATCGATGGTGTACACCATGAAGACGGACATATCATCTTGTTGCATGATGCGGGTGGTAGTTCTCGAAAGCCTACCCTTGATGCGCTCCCTCGTATCATAGAGACCTTGCAGCATGAGGGTTATCAGTTCATCTCCCTCGAACAATACTTAGGTATGGACAAGCAAACGCTGATGCCTGAGATTAATAAAGGTAAGGCATACTATGCGATGCAGACCAACCTTTGGTTAGCAGAGATGATCTATCATGTCTCAGACTTCCTCACAGCTCTTTTCCTTGTCTTCCTTGCCTTGGGAGTGATGCGCCTGATATTTATGTATGTGTTGATGATAAGAGAGAAGCGGGCGGAGAACCGACGTCATTATGCTCCTATTGATGCTGCCACAGCACCAACAGTCTCTATCATCGTACCGGGTTATAACGAGGAAGTAAACATCGTGCGTACCATCACTACGCTTAAGCAACAGGACTATCCTAACCTGCATATCTACTTCGTTGATGATGGTAGTAAGGACCATACACTCGAACGTGTACATGAGGCATTCGACAATGATGATACGGTTACGGTGCTTGCTAAGAAGAATGGTGGAAAGGCTTCAGCCCTCAACTATGGTATTGCTGCCTGCCGTTCAGAGTATGTCGTTTGTATTGATGCCGACACCCAGTTGAAGAATGATGCGGTAAGTAGATTGATGAAACACTTCATCGCTGACACAGAGAAGCGTGTCGGTGCGGTGGCTGGTAACGTGAAGGTGGGTAATCAGCGGAATATGCTTACCTACTGGCAGGCTATTGAATATACGAGCAGTCAGAACTTTGACCGTATGGCTTACTCTAATATCAATGCTATCACCGTTGTGCCTGGAGCTATTGGCGCTTTCCGCAAGGAGGTGATTGAAGCCGTGGGAGGCTTTACAACTGATACCTTAGCAGAAGACTGCGACCTGACGATGAGTATCAACGAGCATGGATATATCATCGAGAACGAGAACTATGCTGTGGCACTTACCGAAGCGCCAGAGACACTCCGTCAGTTTGTGAAGCAACGTATCCGTTGGTGCTTTGGTGTGATGCAAGCCTTCTGGAAGCATCGTTCCTCACTCTTTGCACCTTCTAAGAAAGGTTTTGGTCTATGGGCTATGCCTAATATGCTTATCTTCCAGTATATCATCCCAACCTTCTCACCATTGGCCGACGTACTAATGCTCATCGGACTCTTTACGGGTAATGCCCTTCAGATATTCTTCTATTACCTCATCTTCCTTATGATTGATGCCAGTGTGTCTATTATGGCTTATATCTTCGAGGGCGAGCGTCTGTGGGTTCTTCTGTGGGTTATCCCTCAACGTTTCTTCTATCGCTGGATAATGTATTACGTCCTCTTTAAGAGTTACCTCAAGGCGATAAAGGGTGAGCTGCAGACATGGGGCGTACTGAAGAGGACAGGGCATGTAAAAGGCTAA
- a CDS encoding ISAon1 family transposase N-terminal region protein: MEEKYLYHLAEFVLPSDVLHYFSIVKIESDTSLLRIYLDEKMEKELSDDLHFESKGFMEAVEVTDFPIRDHKVILVLRRRRWIDIRTGKSFSLPLQIDITASGTRYSKEFGAFLKETYGDIPSDLPYA, translated from the coding sequence ATGGAAGAAAAATATCTATATCATTTAGCCGAATTCGTTTTACCCAGTGATGTATTACATTATTTCTCTATTGTTAAGATAGAGTCTGATACTTCATTGTTACGTATTTATCTTGATGAGAAGATGGAGAAAGAACTTTCCGATGATCTTCATTTTGAATCAAAAGGCTTTATGGAAGCTGTCGAGGTGACGGACTTTCCGATTCGTGACCATAAGGTTATTTTGGTTCTTCGTCGACGTCGCTGGATAGATATTCGTACAGGTAAGAGTTTCTCTCTTCCCTTGCAGATAGATATTACAGCCTCCGGCACTCGTTATTCCAAAGAGTTCGGAGCTTTTTTAAAAGAAACGTATGGAGACATCCCCAGTGACCTGCCGTACGCTTGA